A genomic stretch from Rhodobacterales bacterium HKCCA1288 includes:
- a CDS encoding YIP1 family protein, translating into MNLSEILTLSGLWRHTRDTIRAPQEAAQAVLTLNLPRNVLWLGLALVITLSTLLASAVLLMVPMPEAGAGVPMPVVMGIVQAVFLVLVSLGIAVIGARFGGKGDFDGALALMVWLQAVFLVVQAFQIVAIAIGLSVLADIVSLASIPLFFWLMAQFVTVLHGFSSVWKTFWAIIMFLIAFAFLLSLVVTSFGLVPMMP; encoded by the coding sequence GTGAACCTGTCAGAGATTCTCACCCTATCGGGTCTGTGGCGTCATACGCGTGACACGATCCGCGCCCCGCAAGAGGCGGCGCAGGCGGTTTTGACCCTCAATTTGCCGCGCAATGTTTTGTGGTTGGGCTTGGCCTTGGTCATTACCCTATCAACCCTGTTGGCAAGTGCGGTCTTGTTGATGGTGCCGATGCCAGAGGCGGGCGCAGGCGTGCCGATGCCTGTCGTGATGGGGATTGTTCAGGCGGTTTTCCTTGTTTTGGTGTCCCTTGGCATCGCGGTGATTGGTGCGCGCTTTGGGGGCAAGGGCGATTTTGACGGTGCGCTTGCGTTGATGGTCTGGTTGCAGGCCGTGTTTCTGGTCGTGCAGGCCTTTCAAATCGTAGCCATTGCCATTGGTTTGTCGGTTCTTGCCGATATTGTCAGCCTTGCCTCTATCCCACTATTCTTTTGGCTCATGGCGCAGTTTGTCACTGTTTTGCATGGGTTTTCGTCCGTTTGGAAAACCTTTTGGGCGATTATCATGTTTCTCATCGCCTTTGCCTTTCTTCTTTCGCTAGTCGTGACAAGTTTCGGTCTTGTCCCAATGATGCCGTAA